The Providencia sp. PROV188 genome includes a region encoding these proteins:
- the catA gene encoding type A chloramphenicol O-acetyltransferase has protein sequence MDTKSIGYTFVNLSEWKRKEHFEAFQSFAQCTFSQTIQLDITLLLKNVKKSGYKFYPTFIYIISRLINEHSEFRMAMKDGELVIWDTIHPGYTIFHEQTETFSSLWSYYHEEISYFLKVYSEDVANYRDNLSYSPKGYIENMFFVSANPWVSFTSFNLDVANINNFFAPAFTIGKYYMQGDKVFMPLAIQVHHAVCDGFHVGRLLNEIQQYCYDGIY, from the coding sequence ATGGATACAAAAAGCATTGGATATACATTCGTTAATTTATCCGAATGGAAACGGAAAGAACATTTTGAAGCATTTCAGTCTTTTGCGCAATGCACTTTTAGCCAGACAATTCAACTAGATATTACTTTATTATTAAAAAACGTAAAGAAGAGTGGGTACAAATTCTATCCTACCTTTATATACATTATTAGCCGATTAATAAACGAACATTCAGAATTTCGCATGGCAATGAAAGATGGTGAATTGGTAATATGGGATACAATTCATCCTGGGTACACTATATTTCATGAACAGACTGAAACATTTTCATCTTTATGGAGCTACTACCACGAAGAAATCAGTTATTTTTTAAAAGTTTATTCAGAAGATGTAGCAAATTACCGTGACAATTTATCCTATTCTCCAAAAGGATACATTGAAAACATGTTTTTTGTGTCAGCCAATCCTTGGGTTAGTTTCACTAGTTTTAATTTAGACGTTGCGAATATTAATAATTTCTTCGCTCCTGCATTTACAATAGGTAAATATTATATGCAAGGAGATAAAGTATTTATGCCACTGGCTATTCAAGTACATCATGCTGTATGTGATGGTTTCCATGTTGGTAGATTACTTAATGAAATACAGCAATACTGTTATGACGGGATATATTAA